The region GGCCTTCGCCTATGCGGAGATGTCGGCCGCCTACGAACGCTATGCAGCCTCGGAACTCGACCATGCCGAAGACGAGCAGATCGAAATCGAGGTGGAGACGACGGAACGCCACTTCATCGATCTGAGCGACAGGCTCCACGACTCGGGCATCAACGGCATTGTCGTCCAGGCCTGGGAGCGGGAGAGCCAGCGCAGCCGGAACGCGCTCCTGCACTGACGTCAGATCAGGGTAGCATCTGGCCTCGCTTGAAAGCGAGGCCGCTCCCTCTAGCATCGCTCCATCGCGACTCACGCCGATGATGGAGTTCCCATGGCCGATCTCTCAGCCTTCCCGATCGCCTCTCGCTGGCCCGCCCAGCATCCCGACAGAATCCAGCTCTATTCCACGCCGACGCCCAACGGGGTCAAGGTCTCGATCATGCTCGAGGAGACCGGTCTGCCGTACGAGCCGCACTTCATCAATATCGGCCAGAACGAGACCTGGACGCCGGAATTCCTGTCCCTGAACCCGAACGGCAAGATCCCGTCGATCATCGATCCCGTTGGGCCGGGCGGAAAGCCTCTGCCTCTGTTCGAATCCGGGGCGATCCTGCTGTACCTCGCCGAAAAGACCGGAAAGTTCCTGCCTTCCGATCCGGCCCGGCGCTATGAGACCATCCAGTGGGTGTTCTTCCAGATGGCGTCGGTGGGGCCGATGTTCGGCCAGCTCGGCTTCTTCCACAAATTCGCCGGGCGCGAAATCGAGGATAAGCGTCCCCTGGAGCGGTATCGCAACGAATCCAAGCGCCTGCTGGGCGTCCTTGAGACGAGGCTCGAAGGCCGCTACTGGATCATGGGCGACGACTACACCATCGCGGACATTTCCCTGCTCGGCTGGGTGCGCAACCTCGTCGGGTTCTACGGCGCCGGCGAACTGGTGGAGTTCGACAGCCTGAAGCGCGTTCCGGCCTGGCTGGAGCGGGGCCTCGCCCGGCCGGCCGTGCAGCGCGGCCTAGAGATCCCGAAGCGGCCGGAATAGCAATCTGCTTCAGCCGTCATTCTTCAAGCCGGCAATTTACATCCGCCCCATCCCGGCCCACATGTTGGGGTGGGGACGAAAACGATGATGCTGCTTCTCGGAATACTGGCGGTCGCTCTTCTATGGTGGGTGGGCAAGAACTACACGCGGGCTGACCCGAAGGTTTTGGCCAAGGGCCTCAAAACCGTGGCCGGTGTCGCGGCGCTCGGCGCGGCCGTGCTCCTGGGCGTCAAGGGTCGCATCGACATGGCGCTCCTGCTCGGCGGCTTCGGCGCCTGGGCCCTGGGGTGGAACGCCCTCAATCTTCCCGGCCCCTGGCGCAAATTCCAGCAGTCGGCGGGCCGGTTCTCCCGCATTCGGTCGGCGATGATCGAGATGGAGATCGATCATGCGACCGGAGCTGTCGAAGGCACCATCCTCGTGGGAGCCTTCGCCGGTCGGCGCCTCTCGAGCCTCGACCCGCAGAGCCTGAGCCGTCTCTACGACGAGTGCAGCGCCCATGATCCGCAGGGTGTCCCGCTCCTAGAGGCTTATCTTGATCGCCGGTTTGCCGGCTGGCGTGAAAACGCTCAGGGAGATCGTGACACGCGGACGCGCACTCACGCGCATTCGGGCGTAATGACGAAAGAGGAGGCCTATCAGATCCTGGGCCTTCAGCCGGGTGCGAGCCTCGACGAGATCCGAAAAGCGCATCGGACGCTCATGAAGAAACTCCATCCCGACCAGGGAGGGACGGCGTACCTCGCGGCTCGCGTGAACGAGGCGAGAGAAGTCTTGCTGGGCCGACATCGCTGATACTCCACGCGCGATCCGGTTGTCTTCGAGCGGTGACGGCACAAACACACGCGCCGTCACTGCGTTCTCTCATCATGTCAGCCGCGTGCGGCGAAGCAGTTCACGCCGCTCTTCTTGAGCTGCTTGCAGGCGTTCGCGGCATCGTTGGATTCGGAGAACCCGGAGAAGCGCGCCCGGTAGAGCGTGGAGCCGTCGACGGTCACCTTCTCCGTGAACGGCGAGGCCTTGGCCAGGACCTTGCCGAACCGGCCCCGGGCCGTGTCGAGCATGGCTTTCGCCTTCGCTTCGTCATCCGTCGCACCAAGCTGGATCACCCAACCGGTCACGGTCTTCTTCGGCTCGGCCGCCTCGGCCTTGGGAGCTTCGGCCTTGGTCTCGATCTTGGCTTGCAGGGCAGCCTTCTGGGAGGCGGGGATCTGGGCTGGCGCGGGCAGGGCGGCATAGGCCTGTGCGTTCAGGGGGAGCGGCTCCGGCCCTTTCTGCCAGCGCACCGACGAGGGGGTGGTCGTCGAGCTGGCGCCGGCCGCGGAGGCGACGACGGGGCGCAGGGTGTTCAGATCGAGAGGCTTGCGCTCGGGAGCCGTCGGGGGAGTCGAAGCCTGAACGATCGGAGCCTGCGGGGTGGCGGAAGCCACTTTCACGGGAGCCGCCGTCGGCGCGAGCTCGACCGGGCGCGGAGCCGGGGCCTCGGCCACCATGGCGGGCTGGCTCTCGACCACGGACGGGGCCGTCCGTGCGCCGGCATAGGCGCGGGGCAGGTGGCTCTGGATGAGGCTGGCCATCTTCAGATCGCGGGAAGCGCCGGAGCGGCCGCCGAGCACCACGGCCACGAGGCTGCGATTGTCCGTGTTGACCGAGGTCAGCAGATTGAAGCCGGACAGGCGCGTATAGCCGGTCTTGATGCCGTCCACGCCCTCGACCTTGCCGAGCAGCCGGTTATGGCCGCGGATCGTGCGCTTTCCATACTGGAAGGATTGCGTCTGGAAATAGGCGAAGTACCTCGGAAAGCGCTCCTGGATCGCGCGGCCGAGGATGGAAAGGTCGCGGGCCGTGGTGATGTTCGGCGGCTCATGCGGTAGGCCATGCGGGTTGTAGAACGCCGTCGAACTCATGCCGAGCTCCTTCGCCTTGCGGGTCATCATCCGGGCGAAAGCATCCTCGGACCCGGCAATGTTCTCGGCGACGACTACCGAGACGTCGTTGGCCGACAGGGTCACCATGGCCTTGATGGCATCGTCGACCTCAATCGTCGATCCCGGGCGCAGGCCGAGCTTGGTCGGAGGCTGGCTAGCCGCGTAGGCCGAAACCGAAAGCGGGGTGTCCCCACGCATCCGCCCGCGCTCGAGCTGCTCGAACAGGAGATAAAGGCTCATGACCTTCGTGAGCGAGGCCGGGATCCGGGGCTCGTCGACGTTCTCACCCTGGAGGATTTTGCCGGTCTTGGCGTCGACCACGATGGAGGCGGAGAGGGGGCTGTAGCCGCCGCTGGAAGGCCTGGCCTTGCGTGCCGCCTCCGCCGGGGATGCGACAGTCACTGCAACCGACGCTACGATGCCAATGAGAGCCCATGTCTTTCGGTGTCCCATCCAAACCGAATTCATGCTGCAAAAATCCCTGTTTCGCTTGGTTTTTAGGCCCCTGCGCCCGGTTCTCTCGAGGGAACCGTTGCCGGCACAACACATCCTCCGACCGTAAGAGGTTGCGGTTACGGGGCGGTTAACGGGGGGGAATCAATCGGTGAAAATATTGTGCATTGCACAATAGAACTTGACAAAATTTGTGCACTGCACATATTGGTGTCGTCAGCTATCCAGCGGGCCCACCGTCATTTAACGCCTTATTGCCGAGGTTCACAATGCTTCAGCCGTTTACCCAGATTCAGAAGTTCGGCCAGGACAACCTGGATGCCACCGTGAAGGCGCTCGGCGCCTTCTCCAGCAACAGCCAGGTCATCGCGTCCGAGACGGCGGATTTCGCCCGCAAGTCCTTCGAGCAGACCTCCTCGACGGTCGAGAAGCTGCTCGGCGTCCAGACCCTCGACAAGGCGGTCGAGATCCAGACGGCCTTCGTGAAGGGCGCCTACGACAGCCTCGTCAGCCAGGCGACCAAGATGGGCGCGCTCTACTCGAACCTCGCCACCGAGACGTTGAAGCCCTACGAAGGGCTCCTCTCCAAGGCGACGGCTGCACGCGCCTAAGACGCGCCAGAGCCACTCGCATGAAACGCCCGGGCCTGTCCCGGGCGTTTTGCGTTGGGGCTGCCATGCATTCAAGGCCTGTCGGCGCTTCGGCTCCGCTCGCGCAGGAGTGACCAACATGTCGCTCTTTTAATCAGGACTGCGACCACCCATCTGGTTGATCTGGCGAACCGAATGGAGCGACTATACATTTGGCTTGAGGCCAATGGCGCGACGGGGGTCGGGCCGGAAGCCCAGGGCCAGAATAGAAGAAGGGGCGGTCGTCCGAATATGCTGCGGGTAGCTCAAGGTACTTTGACCCTGTCGGAGCCATGTCCGATTTCCGCTGCCGGCGGGTCACAGCCTCCTGGAGGCGATGATGGCGGCCGCTCGAACACGGCCATCATCACGAAAACCAAGCCCCGTACGAAACGGCCGAACCTTTACCGCGTTCTTCTCTTGAACGATGATTACACCCCGATGGAGTTCGTGGTGCACGTGCTGGAGCGGTTCTTCAACAAGAACCGCGAGGATGCGACCCGGATCATGTTGCACGTCCACCAGAATGGCGTTGGGGAGTGTGGAGTTTTTACGTACGAAATTGCCGAGACGAAGGTGACCCAGGTGATGGATTTCGCCCGGAAACATCAGCATCCTCTGCAATGCGTCATGGAAAAGAATTAGCCGAGCCCCGTCTCATAAAAGGACAAGCCGTTGCCGAGCTTTTCTCGCAGTCTTGAACAAGCCTTACACCGCGCTCTCGCTCTCGCAGGCGAGCGCCGCCATGAATACGCGACCCTCGAACATCTTCTCCTGGCCCTGATCGACGACCAGGATGCGGCCGCCGTCATGCGCGCATGCAATGTCGATCTCGAAATTCTCCGTCGCAATCTGGTCGATTACGTCGACAGCGAGCTTGCCAATCTCGTGGCTGACGGACGGCAGGATTCCAAGCCTACGGCCGGTTTCCAGCGTGTCATCCAGCGGGCGGTGATCCATGTCCAGTCTTCCGGTCGCGACGAGGTGACCGGGGCGAACGTGCTCGTGGCGATCTTCGCTGAGCGCGAGAGCCATGCCGCCTACTTCCTGCAGGAGCAGGACATGACCCGTTACGACGCGGTCAACTACATCAGCCACGGCATCGCCAAGCGTCCGGGCCTCACCGAGAGCCGCTCCCCGCGCGGCTCCGAGGAGGAATCCTCCAGCGAGCGTCCGACGCAGGAAGAGGGCGACGCACGTCAGAAGAAAAAGGGCGATGCCCTCGAAGCTTACTGCGTCAACCTCAACAAGAAGGCGAAGGAAGGCCGGATCGATCCGCTGATCGGCCGCGAGTCTGAAGTGCAGCGCACCATCCAGGTCCTGTGCCGCCGCCAGAAGAACAACCCGCTGCTCGTGGGCGAGCCCGGCGTCGGGAAAACCGCCATCGCCGAGGGTTTGGCCCGCAAGATCGTCCAGGGCGAGGTGCCGGAGGTCCTGAAGGGCGCCACCGTCTTTTCCCTCGACATGGGCACGCTCCTGGCCGGTACCCGCTACCGCGGCGACTTCGAAGAGCGCCTGAAGCAGGTCATGAAGGAGATCGAGGCGCATCCGAACGCCATTATGTTCATCGATGAGATTCATACGGTGATCGGCGCCGGCGCCACCTCCGGCGGAGCCATGGATGCCTCGAACCTGCTGAAGCCGGCCCTGGCTCAGGGCAGCCTCCGCTGCATCGGCTCGACCACCTACAAGGAATACCGCCAGTATTTCGAGAAGGACCGGGCCCTCGTGCGTCGCTTCCAGAAGATCGACGTGAACGAGCCGTCGGTGCCGGACGCCATTGAGATCGTGAAGGGCCTGAAGCCCTATTTCGAGGACTTCCACAAGCTGAAATACACCAACGACGCCGTGAAGGCGGCGGTGGAGCTGTCCGCGCGCTACATCAACGACCGCAAACTGCCGGACAAGGCGATCGACGTGATCGACGAGACCGGTGCGTCGCAGATGCTCCTTCCCGAAGGCCGTCGCAAGAAGACCATCGGCATCAAGGAGATCGAGGCGACCATCGCCACCATGGCGCGGATTCCGCCCAAGACCGTCTCCAAGGACGATGCCGAGGTGCTCGCGCACCTGCAGGATACCCTGAAGCGGGTGGTCTACGGTCAGGACAAGGCCATCGAGGCGCTGTCCTCGGCGATCAAGCTGGCGCGCGCCGGCCTGCGCGACGCGGAAAAACCCATCGGTTCCTACCTGTTCGCCGGCCCGACCGGCGTCGGCAAGACCGAGGTCGCCAAGCAGCTGGCCGCGTCGCTGGGCGTGGAGCTCCTGCGCTTCGACATGTCGGAATACATGGAGCGGCATACGGTGAGCCGGCTGATCGGCGCACCTCCCGGCTATGTGGGCTTCGACCAGGGCGGTCTGCTGACCGACGGTGTCGACCAGCATCCGCATTGCGTGCTCCTGCTCGACGAGATCGAGAAGGCCCATCCGGATCTGTTCAACATCCTGCTCCAGGTCATGGATCATGGAAAACTGACGGATCATAACGGCAAGCAGGTCGACTTCCGCAACGTGATCATCATCATGACCACGAATGCGGGTGCCGCCGACATGGCTCGCCCGGCTTACGGTTTCACCCGCACCAAGCGTGAAGGTGACGATACCGAAGCGATCAACAAGCTGTTCACGCCCGAGTTCCGCAACCGGCTCGACGCGGTCATCTCCTTCGCCCACCTTCCCAAGGAAGTGGTCCAGAAGGTGGTCGAGAAGTTCGTCATGCAGCTCGACGCGCAGCTTGCCGACCGCAACGTCTCGATCGAACTCACCGACGAGGCGCGCGACTGGCTGGTCGAGCATGGCTATGACGAAGCGATGGGCGCCCGTCCGATGGGCCGTCTGATCCAGTCGACCATCAAGACGCCGCTGGCCGATGAGGTTCTCTTCGGCCGCCTGAAGAACGGCGGCGCGGTCAAGGTCGTGGTCAAAACGGATGAGATCGGCCTGGAAAGCCTCGGCTTCGAATATGTCGAAGGACCGGTGAAGCCGAAGCCGGAGAAGGACGTGACCAACGCCGCGAAGAAGAAGCCCAAGGCGAAGGCGGCCTCCTCGAAGACGAAAAAGTCCGTGAAACCGAAGGGATCCGATGGTAATGGGGGCGGTGGTGTCCGCACCGTTCCGAAGGTTCCGTTGGTTAGAGCATGACGACTGAGATACACGAGGGAGCCCTCGAGGCGTCCCGAACCCTGGACGCTCCGGCGAAGCTGTCGTGGCGCGAGAAGCGCTACCTCCGGCGTCGCCGGCGCGTCTGGTTCGAGGAAATCCTGGGCTGGATCCTCGTGCCGGTCATCATCTTCGGCTGTTATTGGCTTCTGACCATCCTCCTGAACGCAGTCGGCACCTCGCCGGCTGCGATCATGGAAGGGATCGACGCGATCATCTCCAGCCTCTGAGGCTGACACTCTCCGGTTTCTCGGGCGGCTCCTCGGAGCGCCTCAAGGATCTCTGCTCAATCGTCATTGGCCGAGTTCAGCTGATCGGGCTTCAGGCCTTCGTCCACCTCGGTGTCGTGCGCCCTCACGAGCCATTCGAGCTGGTCCTGGACGAAATCAGGGTCGCTGTGAAAGCGCATGGCGCAGGCGACCAGGAAAATCGCAATCTCAGGCAGGTCTTCGTCACCGAGATCCGGGAGGATCAGCTCGAGTTCCGTCATGTTGCCCGAAGTGAGAATGGCCGCTTCGGTCGGGGGAATGACGGTGCCGCTGTTGTCGGAATCGTGAGCCATTGAGCTGATCCTATGCCTTTCCGAAAATATTTAGGGGGAGGAGGGACATGCCTCCCAGTTTTAAGGCGAAGGCCGACGAGGTAAAGACGCCGCCCGCCTTGAGAACGCCCCAGAAAACGAAAGCCCCGCCCCATGATCTGAGGCAGGGCCCGAATATTTCGTGGTGAGAGCCGAGCTTACGGATAGGTGCAGACGTACCGCATGCCGTTCGTCGCCAGGAAGGTTCCGGTTCCCGGATCGTAGGACCGGTACTTGCGCGCGCAGTAGGCTGCCATCTGAGGATCGACCGTGCCGGGAGGTGCGGGCGGAGCGGCCTGGGCCTGGTTAGCGATCGCGCCAGCGATCAGAGCACCGGCCGCGAGGCCTGCGACGCCCGCCGCGACCGCGGCGCCATTGCCGCCACGGCGATAGTAATAGCGATCATGGTAATAGGGGCGATAGCCGCGACGGTAGTATTGGGCGTAGCTCTCGTTCGGGTAAGCCTGGTCGATCCGGGGCAGGGTGCGGGCCTGCATGGGGCTGGCACTGGCGGGCAGCGCCGACAGGAGCACTGCGGCACCGACCAGAGCCGTTACGAATCTGCGCATATCAAACTCCTCGTTTTACGACAGCTTTGGCAGAGGACCTGCCCGTAATCGGCGCGGAATATAGCTCCAGCGGTCAAGCTCGCACAATCCCGATCTTCGTCAGAGTTTTGTGATTGTCCGGGCCGTTCGATTTTGTAGATGCCGTTCAGGAACGTGCGGCAGGCTGTCGGGCGAATACGAAGATCTATACTTCCCTTAATGTTTCGAGTGGCTGGATCCTATAGTTCAGTTATAAATCTGCTCTAGGATCGGAACCCGCGACGTGCGGGTGAATATTGGCCAGGATTTGCGGATTTATTTCCCGATGTGCCTCAAGGGGAGAGGGTTGCTCTTTCTCGATGGCGGGACTGGATTTTTCGCAGCGGATCGCCAATGATAGAGGTGTTCTATTATAATCTCTCTCGGATTGGGCCGTCATGCTCCGTCTCACGCTCCTTACGGCAGTGATTGCCTTAGTCGGTAGCCTGGCGCAGGCTCATGCTGCTGAGCCGCTGCCTCCGGCCAAAGGGGAAGTTCTGCTGAAGGTCACCGGGGAGCTGGAAGTCACGAACGCTCCGGGCCGCGCCGAATTCGACCGGGCCATGCTGGAGGCGCTCGGCCGGAAGAGCCTCACCGCGACCTTCGTCATCAGCGGCAAGACCCATCGCTTCGAAGGCGTTCCCCTTCGGGCCGTCCTCGAGCGGGTGGGCGGGAAAGGAGCCAGGATCCGGGCATCGGCCTGGAACGATTACGAGGTCGATATCCCCTGGGACGATCTCAAATACGATCCGCTGATTGCCATGTCGGCGGACGGTCAGGTGTTGACGCTCCGCGACAAGGGCCCCCTGTGGATCGTCTACCCTCGGGACGACTACAGCGCGCTGCGCGACGATCTCCACGATTCACGTTGGGTGTGGCAACTCAACCGGCTGCATATCGCACGACCATGAAACTCAACCTTAGCAACTATAGGGCTGCTCTGGTCACGCTCGCGGCGATTGCGGTGCTGGCGCTCTCTCTCACGTTCACGGTCTGGCGCCTGCTCAACGTCGAGGAGGATCTTCGGAGGGAGGAAACCCACGCCAACCTTTGGCAGATCTCCCAAACCCAGTTCGAGGCGTCGATTCTGGCCGAGAGCCTAGCCCGAGCGGCCGCGGGAGAAGTCTTCGCCGATCACGAACAAACGCCCGAGTTCCGCTTGGCGATTCTGATCAGCCGGATGGCGATCCTTCTCGATGGGCTGCAGGGCCAGGTGATCGAGAGGGTCGGGGCGCTCGGGAGCCTCAAGGAGTCTTATCTGCAGCTGACCTACGCGGAGCCGCTCCTGAAGGATCGCGTCGATCCGCGGGCGGCGGAACTGCTGAGGGTGCAGGTCCGGGATCTCGCCTACCAGCTGAGAGACATCGCCAACAGGGTCATGCTGCTGAACCGTGGCGAGATGTCGGAAAAGCGCTCGATGTATTTGCGTTACGTCTTCGAGAGCTTCGCCTTCATCGTTGGCATCGCGATGAGCACGGCTTTCCTTCTGGTTCGGCTGTTCAAAGGGATGCAGGAGGCAAGTCAGGCTCGCCAGCTCCTCAGGCAGGAGCAGGAGCTTTCGGATCTCGTCATCAACAACATCAGCAATCAAGGCATCGTCATGTTCGATGCTGAACTTCGGTGCCTGCTCTGGAACCCGGGCATGGAGGATCTGCTGAACATCAAGCCGGATCACGCCGTGGGGCGGCACATGTCGGACATCGATCCGATTTTCGCGCGGGAGGGCGTGATCGGCTCTCTCATCCGCGCAACGGAGGGAACGAGCTCGATCTTCGAGAACGAGATATCCTCATCCGACGGGCAGGAGCAATGTCTGGAGATCAACTGCCTTCCTGTCTCCATGGCCGAGCGCAAGCTCGGCATCGCCTTCATGCGCGACGTGACGGAGCAATGGCTCGCCCGCAAGCAGGCGGAGCGTCAGAACTTCGATCTCGAAATCAAGGTGCTTCAGCGGACGGCCGCCTTGCGCCAAGCCGAGCGCCGCCTGATCGCAGCGATCAAGTCGGCATCGGAAGGGTTTGCTGCCTTCGATTGGACGGGAAAACTCCTTTTCGCCAACGAGCAGATCTGGGCAGCTGCGCCCGTGTCCTTGTGGTGCAGTGAAGAAATGGGGCTCACCAGCTTCCTGCGATGCTTCGCCATGTGCGAAGGCGCCGACATGCGTCTCGTGAACGCGGAGCCGCCATTCGAGGAAATCGAGCTGGATCTCATGCTCAAGAAGGACACTTGGGCTCGGCTCTCCCTCACGAAAGCCGATGGCGCGACGATCTTCGTTCGCCTGACGGACATCTCCGGCTACAAGCAGATCGCGAGGGCGCTGGAATCGGCCCTCAACCGCGAGCGCGAGACCACGAACGCTTATCGAAGCTTCGTGTCCATGGTCTCGCATCAGTTCAGAACGCCCCTCGCCATCCTGGATTCCAGTGCCCAGCGCATCCTGCGGCGTGGCGCCGAGCTGACACAGGACGAGTTGGTCACGCGCGTCCAGAAGATTCGTAACGCCGGCACCCGCTTGACGCGTCTCGTCGAAAGCGTGCTGAACGCCGCCAAACTCGATGCCGGCACGATCGAGGTCAACCCGGCTTCCTACAATCTGGTCGATCTCGTCGTCGACATCTGCGACCGGCAGCGCGAGGTCAGTGCGCAGGCCGATATCCGTTTCGACGTCCCTGATCTGCCCGTTACGGTCTATTGCGACGGCATGCTCATCGAGCAGGTTGTCGTCAATCTCCTGTCGAACGCCATCAAGTATTCAGGCGATACGCCGGTCGTCGAGATCAAGATCTGGATGGAGGGATCGCGCGCCTTCTGCTCGGTCCGGGACTGGGGGATCGGTATTCCGCCGGATGA is a window of Microvirga lotononidis DNA encoding:
- a CDS encoding D-alanyl-D-alanine carboxypeptidase — its product is MNSVWMGHRKTWALIGIVASVAVTVASPAEAARKARPSSGGYSPLSASIVVDAKTGKILQGENVDEPRIPASLTKVMSLYLLFEQLERGRMRGDTPLSVSAYAASQPPTKLGLRPGSTIEVDDAIKAMVTLSANDVSVVVAENIAGSEDAFARMMTRKAKELGMSSTAFYNPHGLPHEPPNITTARDLSILGRAIQERFPRYFAYFQTQSFQYGKRTIRGHNRLLGKVEGVDGIKTGYTRLSGFNLLTSVNTDNRSLVAVVLGGRSGASRDLKMASLIQSHLPRAYAGARTAPSVVESQPAMVAEAPAPRPVELAPTAAPVKVASATPQAPIVQASTPPTAPERKPLDLNTLRPVVASAAGASSTTTPSSVRWQKGPEPLPLNAQAYAALPAPAQIPASQKAALQAKIETKAEAPKAEAAEPKKTVTGWVIQLGATDDEAKAKAMLDTARGRFGKVLAKASPFTEKVTVDGSTLYRARFSGFSESNDAANACKQLKKSGVNCFAARG
- the clpS gene encoding ATP-dependent Clp protease adapter ClpS, yielding MLRVAQGTLTLSEPCPISAAGGSQPPGGDDGGRSNTAIITKTKPRTKRPNLYRVLLLNDDYTPMEFVVHVLERFFNKNREDATRIMLHVHQNGVGECGVFTYEIAETKVTQVMDFARKHQHPLQCVMEKN
- a CDS encoding sensor histidine kinase produces the protein MKLNLSNYRAALVTLAAIAVLALSLTFTVWRLLNVEEDLRREETHANLWQISQTQFEASILAESLARAAAGEVFADHEQTPEFRLAILISRMAILLDGLQGQVIERVGALGSLKESYLQLTYAEPLLKDRVDPRAAELLRVQVRDLAYQLRDIANRVMLLNRGEMSEKRSMYLRYVFESFAFIVGIAMSTAFLLVRLFKGMQEASQARQLLRQEQELSDLVINNISNQGIVMFDAELRCLLWNPGMEDLLNIKPDHAVGRHMSDIDPIFAREGVIGSLIRATEGTSSIFENEISSSDGQEQCLEINCLPVSMAERKLGIAFMRDVTEQWLARKQAERQNFDLEIKVLQRTAALRQAERRLIAAIKSASEGFAAFDWTGKLLFANEQIWAAAPVSLWCSEEMGLTSFLRCFAMCEGADMRLVNAEPPFEEIELDLMLKKDTWARLSLTKADGATIFVRLTDISGYKQIARALESALNRERETTNAYRSFVSMVSHQFRTPLAILDSSAQRILRRGAELTQDELVTRVQKIRNAGTRLTRLVESVLNAAKLDAGTIEVNPASYNLVDLVVDICDRQREVSAQADIRFDVPDLPVTVYCDGMLIEQVVVNLLSNAIKYSGDTPVVEIKIWMEGSRAFCSVRDWGIGIPPDELPKIFDRFYRARTASGIAGTGIGLNFAQRIMHLHGGEIHVESYEAAGSLFSFDLPIANAEQAQQAA
- a CDS encoding DnaJ domain-containing protein, with the protein product MMLLLGILAVALLWWVGKNYTRADPKVLAKGLKTVAGVAALGAAVLLGVKGRIDMALLLGGFGAWALGWNALNLPGPWRKFQQSAGRFSRIRSAMIEMEIDHATGAVEGTILVGAFAGRRLSSLDPQSLSRLYDECSAHDPQGVPLLEAYLDRRFAGWRENAQGDRDTRTRTHAHSGVMTKEEAYQILGLQPGASLDEIRKAHRTLMKKLHPDQGGTAYLAARVNEAREVLLGRHR
- a CDS encoding phasin family protein yields the protein MLQPFTQIQKFGQDNLDATVKALGAFSSNSQVIASETADFARKSFEQTSSTVEKLLGVQTLDKAVEIQTAFVKGAYDSLVSQATKMGALYSNLATETLKPYEGLLSKATAARA
- a CDS encoding glutathione S-transferase N-terminal domain-containing protein; amino-acid sequence: MADLSAFPIASRWPAQHPDRIQLYSTPTPNGVKVSIMLEETGLPYEPHFINIGQNETWTPEFLSLNPNGKIPSIIDPVGPGGKPLPLFESGAILLYLAEKTGKFLPSDPARRYETIQWVFFQMASVGPMFGQLGFFHKFAGREIEDKRPLERYRNESKRLLGVLETRLEGRYWIMGDDYTIADISLLGWVRNLVGFYGAGELVEFDSLKRVPAWLERGLARPAVQRGLEIPKRPE
- a CDS encoding BA14K family protein — protein: MRRFVTALVGAAVLLSALPASASPMQARTLPRIDQAYPNESYAQYYRRGYRPYYHDRYYYRRGGNGAAVAAGVAGLAAGALIAGAIANQAQAAPPAPPGTVDPQMAAYCARKYRSYDPGTGTFLATNGMRYVCTYP
- the clpA gene encoding ATP-dependent Clp protease ATP-binding subunit ClpA, with translation MPSFSRSLEQALHRALALAGERRHEYATLEHLLLALIDDQDAAAVMRACNVDLEILRRNLVDYVDSELANLVADGRQDSKPTAGFQRVIQRAVIHVQSSGRDEVTGANVLVAIFAERESHAAYFLQEQDMTRYDAVNYISHGIAKRPGLTESRSPRGSEEESSSERPTQEEGDARQKKKGDALEAYCVNLNKKAKEGRIDPLIGRESEVQRTIQVLCRRQKNNPLLVGEPGVGKTAIAEGLARKIVQGEVPEVLKGATVFSLDMGTLLAGTRYRGDFEERLKQVMKEIEAHPNAIMFIDEIHTVIGAGATSGGAMDASNLLKPALAQGSLRCIGSTTYKEYRQYFEKDRALVRRFQKIDVNEPSVPDAIEIVKGLKPYFEDFHKLKYTNDAVKAAVELSARYINDRKLPDKAIDVIDETGASQMLLPEGRRKKTIGIKEIEATIATMARIPPKTVSKDDAEVLAHLQDTLKRVVYGQDKAIEALSSAIKLARAGLRDAEKPIGSYLFAGPTGVGKTEVAKQLAASLGVELLRFDMSEYMERHTVSRLIGAPPGYVGFDQGGLLTDGVDQHPHCVLLLDEIEKAHPDLFNILLQVMDHGKLTDHNGKQVDFRNVIIIMTTNAGAADMARPAYGFTRTKREGDDTEAINKLFTPEFRNRLDAVISFAHLPKEVVQKVVEKFVMQLDAQLADRNVSIELTDEARDWLVEHGYDEAMGARPMGRLIQSTIKTPLADEVLFGRLKNGGAVKVVVKTDEIGLESLGFEYVEGPVKPKPEKDVTNAAKKKPKAKAASSKTKKSVKPKGSDGNGGGGVRTVPKVPLVRA